The sequence below is a genomic window from Ottowia sp. SB7-C50.
CGCAGAAGCTGCTGGCCGACGCGGGCTGGACGGTACAAAACGGCACGCTGCGCAACGCGCAAGGCCAGCCCTTCGTTCTGGAATACCTCGACAGCAACGAAGGCGGCGCCCGCACCGTCACGCCATGGATGCGCAACTTGGAAAAGCTGGGCATCACGCTGCGTTTCCGCCCCGTGGACTTCGCCCTCTACCAGCAGCGCCTGCAGAAGTTCGACTTCGACATCACCACCATCGCCTACGCCGGCACCGCCAACCCCGGCCAGGAATACGCCGACCTGTTCGGCAGCCAGGCGGCCGATACCGAAGATTCAGGCAACCTGGCCGGCGTCAAAAGCCCGGCCGTCGACGCCATTCTCGACCGCATGGTCGCCGCCAAAACCAAAGACGACTACCTGGCCGCCTGCCACGCGCTGGAGCGCGTCATCACCCACAGCCACGTCTTCATTCCCCAGTGGTACAGCGGCACGCATCGCATGGCCTACAACGCGCATCGACTGCAAAAGCCCGAAGTCACGCCGCCGTACTTTCGGGGGGAGGCTTGGGCGATTGATGCGTGGTGGGCAAGGCCAAGCAGCGCAAAGTGACGCGCCATTGCGCACAACGGTTCATGCGCATATCATGCGCATATGACCGCTTCTCTCCCGCTTCAACCCCGCAAACGCCCTGTCAACCTCACACTGAGCGAAGACTTGGTGCAAGAAGCCAAGGCCTTGAGCGGCAATCTGTCGGCAACCGTCGAAGCCATGCTGACGGAGTACGTTGCGCGGGCGCGTGGTGAGCGAGCGCAACGGCAGCGCGAAGCAGACGCCGCGTGCCGCGAGTGGAACGCCGTGCTCGACGCCATGGGCGGCTCGTTTGCCGACGACCATTCGACGCTCTGACGGCTGCCGTGGCTCAGTTCGACGTACACGTCAACCGGGGCACGCGGCGCGCCGACGTTCCTTACTTCGTGCTGGTTCAGTCGGCTTTGTTCGACAGTTATCGTCGCCGCGTCGTCGTTCCGCTGGTGCGCGCAGGTGTGTTGGCCACCGGCATCCAAAGCGCGGGCTCGCGCATGCACCCGTCTTTTGACGTGGACGGACAGCGCGTGGTGCTTCAGCCTCTCGACATGGTGTCGGTGGATGTGGCGGTGCTGGGACAGCCGGTGGCATCGCTGGCCGCGCAGGGCCAGATCATCACCGACGCGCTGGATGAACTGTTCACGCGCTCGTGGGGTTAGTGTCGTGTCACCGATCATCTGTCGGTCTGCACTTGCCCTCGACTCGCATCGCGGCGTTGCAGTCCTTGCCCATACTCTCGGTATGGGCTGCGGCCTGCGCCTTGCGCTGCGAGCCGATGGCGGCGCGCCGCCTGCGACATCTGATCGGTGACACGACACTATCCCGCCATGTTCGCCTACATCCTCAAACGCCTCCTGCTGATGATTCCCACGCTGCTGGGCGTATTGCTGCTGACCTTCGCGGTGATCCAGTTCGTGCCGGGCGGGCCGGTCGAGCAATACCTGGCCGAAGCCAAGGCCGGCGCGGGCGGCGGTGCGGCCGAAGGCGGCGGCATGGCGTACCGGGGCGCGCAGGGGGTGGATGCCAAGCGGCTGGAAGAGATCAAGAAGCTCTACGGCTTCGACAAGCCGCCGCACGAGCGCTTCATGCAGATGCTGGGGCAGTTTGCGCGGTTTGACCTGGGGCGCAGTTTTTTCCAGAACAAGGACGTGTGGACGCTGGTGAAAGAGAAGCTGCCCGTGTCGATCAGCCTGGGGCTGTGGACGTTTTTCATCAGCTACCTCATCAGCGTGCCGCTGGGCGTGGCCAAGGCCGTGCGGGCGGGCTCGCGCTTTGACCTGGTGACGACGCTGCTGGTGCTGGTGGGCTACGCGATTCCGGGCTTTGTGCTGGGCGTGGCGCTGCTGGTGATTTTTGGCGGGCAGTTGCAGTGGTTTCCGCTGCGCGGGCTGACGTCGGCCAACTGGGATGAGTTGAGCTGGGGCGCGAAGATCGTGGATTACCTGTGGCACATCACGCTGCCGGTGACGGCGATGGTGCTGGGCAGCTTTGCGGTGACGGCCATGCTGACCAAGAACGCCTTTCTGGAAGAAATCCGTAAGCAGTACGTGCTGACGGCGCGCGCCAAGGGGTTGACCGAGCGGCAGGTGCTGTGGAAGCACGTGTTCCGCAATGCGCTGATTCCCATCGTGACGGGCTTTCCGGCGGCCTTCATCGGCGCTTTTTTTACCGGCGCGCTGCTGATCGAGACGCTGTTCTCGCTCGACGGGCTGGGGCTGCTGAGCTACGAAAGCGTGATCCGGCGCGACTACCCGGTGGTGCTGGGCACGCTGTACCTGTTCACGCTGATCGGGCTCATCACCAAGCTGATCAGCGACTTGACCTATGTGTGGGTGGACCCGCGGGTGAAGTTCGACTGAGCGCGGTTTGACATAAAAATTGGCCTCCAGCGCTTATCAGACAAGCGCATTTCGCTATTTAAATGATAGCTGTTTCCGGCCTGCGACACCCGCTCGTCGATTGGCGCGAATGACGACGCAGGTCAGGATTTGGCAAGAGTGCCCGCCCTAAACTTTGTTGCATCAGCGGCGCGTGGCTGCCAGCTTCAGCGGACGCTGCCATAGGGGTGAATTCATGGCTTTCCAGGCGCAATACCAGGCCCGGCGCTGCACGGCGGCAGACGCGTTGCAGCATGTCAAGGACGGCGACACCATTGTGGTGCCCACCGGCGTGGCCGAGCCGCCCGCGCTGCTGACGGCGCTGTCGGAGCAGCGCACGCGCTTCCATGATGTGACGGTGTCGCAGATTCTGCCGGTGCGCAAGTTCGGCTATTTCGATCCGGCCACGGTGCAGCATGTGCGGCACACGGCGTACTTTCTGGGCGGCGCCTCGCGCCCCGGCGCGCAGGAGGGTTGGATTGATTACCGGCCCGGCTATTTCTCCGAGATGCCGATGCTGTTCGACCGTGGCCTGATGCCGGCGGAAGTCGTCTTTGCCCTAGCCTCGCCCATGGACGCGCACGGCTATTTCGCCATCAGCCTGGGGCCGGACTACACCATGGCCGCCATCAAAAAAGCGCGCGCCGTGGTGCTGGAGGTGAACCCGCACGTACCCTTTGCCTACGGTCAGTGCCACATCCACGTGTCGCAGGTGGCGGCGCTGGTGGAAGACGAAACACCCATCACCGAGGTGGGCCTGCCCAAGATCGGCCCGGTGCAGCAAGCCATCGGCAAATACGTGGCCGACATGATCGAGGATGGCGACACGCTGCAAATCGGCTTTGGCGCTATCCCCGACGCCGTGGTGATGCAGCTGACCGACAAGCGCGACCTGGGCGTGCACACCGAGATGATTGGCGACGGCATCATGACGCTGGTGGAGGCGGGCGTGGTCACCAACCGGCGCAAGAACTACCTGCCCGGCAAGATGGTGGCCACCTTTGGCCTGGGCTCGCGCAAGCTGTACGACTTCATGGACCACAACCCGGCGCTGGAGATGCACCCGGTCGACTTCACCAACGACCCTTACCTGGCCAGCCAGAACGACCACCTGATCGCCATCAACGCCAGCATGCAGATCGATTTGTTCGGGCAATGCGGGTCGGAGACGCAGGGCTTCAAGCCGTATTCGGGCACCGGCGGGCAGGCCGACTTCGTGCGTGCTGCCAACCGCAGCAAGGGCGGCAAGGCGATCATCGTGCTGCCATCCACCGCCAAGGACGACACTATCTCGCGCATCGCCCCGGTGCTCAGCCCCGGCACGCACGTCAGCGCCGGCAAGAACGACACCAACTACGTGGTCACCGAATACGGCGTGGCGCAACTGCGCGGCAAGACGGCCAAGGAGCGGGCCCGGGCGCTGATCGGCATCGCGCACCCCAAGTTTCGGGATGAGTTGACCGAGGCGGCCAGGAAGATGAAGTTGCTGTAGCACAGACGGGCGCGCCTGGCGCCCATGCCTGATCTTGTCTAAAATAAACTTCGATTTGGACAAGTCAAGGAGCGCGCCATGCACTGGAACATTGGCAACGCCAAGCAGCAGTTCTCCGAAGTGCTGCGCCTGACGGCCGAGGAGCCGCAGGCCATCTACAAGCGCGACAAGCCGGTTGCGGTGGTGATTTCAGCCGAGGATTTCGAGGAGTTCCGGCGCTGGAAGGAGCAGCGCCAGCGGCCGACGCTGGCGCAGCAGTTTGCGGAAATCCGCGCCGCGCTGGTGGCCGAAGGGTCCGACGGCATCGAGATTCCGCCGCGGCATGACCGCTTCAACCCATTGGTGGATGACCCGCACTACTGGGACGACGAGGAATAAAGCGTCAGGCTGCCTCATGTACTTGATCGACACCAATGTCGTCAGCGAGTTGATGCGGTGCGATCCGCATCCTGCCGTGTCCGCGTGGGTGAACGCGCTGCCCGAGCCGTCGGCTCCGTTTGCCCTGTCTGTCGTGACGGTGCACGAGATTCTCTACGGCCTGACGCGCCGCCCCAAACCCACGGCCTTGAGTCGTTTCAACAGCATGGCGGCGACCAATGTGGTGCTGGACGTGACGGAAGCCATCGCGCGCCGCGCGGGTGAAATTCGCGGATTCCTGGCCGCACGTGGCCAGGTTCGCACGCAAGCCGACATGCTCATTGCCGCCACCGCGCAGGCGCATGCGCTGACGCTTGTCACGCGCAACGTTCGCGACTTTGACGGCTGCGGCATCGCCGTGCTGAATCCTTTTGAACGCTGAGCTTGACCGACACCGCCATCCCGCCCAGCCTGTCGCCCAGCCGCCGCGCGTGGCTGCGCTTCAAGCGCAATCGACTGGGTTTCTGGAGCCTGGTGGTCTTCGTCACGCTGGTTGCCTTAAGCCTGCTGGCCGAGGTCATCTCCAATGACAAGCCACTGGTGGTGCGCTACGACGGGCAGTTCTACTTTCCGCTGGTCAAGACCTATCCTGAAAAAACCTTTGGCGGCGATTTCGAGACCGAAACCGACTATCTCGACCCCTTCATCCGTGATCGGTTCGCAAAAAACGGCAATTGGGCCATTTATCCGCCCAACCCGTACGGCAGCAAAACCATCAACTACTTCGCCAAGCAGCCCAACCCCAGCGGCCCGAGTCGCGACAACTGGCTGGGCACGGATGACCGGGGGCGTGACCTGCTGGCGCAGCTGATCTACGGCTTTCGCGTCAGCGTGCTGTTTGCGCTGGCGCTGACCTTTGTCGGCACGCTGCTGGGCGTGGCGGCGGGGGCCGTTCAAGGTTTTTTTGGCGGCAAGACCGACCTGGCGTTTCAGCGCTTCATCGAGGTGTGGGGGTCGATGCCTGAGCTGTATTTGCTCATCATCTTCAGCGCCATCCTCTCGCCCAGCCTGGGGCTGTTGCTGGTGCTGCTGAGTTTGTTCGGCTGGATGGGGCTGTCGGACTACGTGCGCGCCGAATTCCTGCGCAATCGCCAGCTGGATTACGTGAAGGCCGCGCGCGCCTTGGGCGTGCCCAACCGGCAAATCATCTGGCGCCACATCCTGCCCAACAGCATGACGCCAGTGGTCACCTTTCTGCCCTTTCGCATGAGCGCGGCCGTGCTGGCGCTGACCTCGCTCGACTTCCTGGGCCTGGGCGTGCCGCCGGGCACGCCGAGCCTGGGCGAGCTGCTGAGCCAGGGCAAGAACAACATCGACGCCTGGTGGATCTCTCTGTCCACCTTTGGCGTGCTGGTACTGACGCTGCTGCTGCTCACCTTCATGGGCGATGCGCTGCGCGATGCGCTCGACCCGCGCAAGGCCGACGCATGAGTTACAAATCAAATCGGCCTCCAGCGCTTGTATGTCAAGCGCGAGCAGCTATGATTTTGATAGGGCTCAGCGCATGACCGCGCCGCTGCTCCAGGTCGAGAATTTGAGCGTCGCCTTCGGCCCCAAGACGGTGGTCGATAGCGTGCGCTTCGACATCGCCCCGGGCGAGAAGCTGGCGCTGGTGGGCGAATCCGGCTCTGGCAAGACAGTGACGGCACTGGCGCTGCTGCGCCTGCTGCAAGGCGCGCGGGTGAGCGGGCAAGCGCTGTTCAACGACGGGCAGCAAACCCGCGACCTGCTGGCCTTGCCCGAGCGCGAACTGCGCGGCCTGCGCGGTGACGACATCGCCATGATCTTTCAGGAGCCGATGACCGCGCTGAACCCGCTGATGCCGGTGGGCGAGCAGATTGCCGAAGTTTTAAGGCTGAAAAGGGCGATCACTCCCGCCCAGAGCGCGCAAGCAGCTATTGAATTGTTAGCAAAAACCGGCATCCCCGAGGCCGCCCGCCGCGCCGGCGCCTTCCCGCACCAACTGAGCGGCGGCCAGCGCCAGCGCGCCATGATCGCCATGGCGCTGGCCTGCGCGCCCAAGCTGCTGCTGGCCGACGAGCCCACCACGGCGCTCGACGTCAGCCTGCGTGGCCAGATCCTCGACCTGTTGGGTGACTTGCAACGCGCCAACGGCATGGCCGTGCTGCTGATCACGCACGACCTGAACCTGGTGCGCCGCTTTGCCGACCGCGTGGCCGTGATGCAGCATGGGCGAATGGTGGAGCAGGGCGCCACGGCCGACATCTTCGACGCGCCGCGCCATGCCTACACCCAGGCGCTGATGGCCAGCAAGCCCGAGCGTGACGTGGTGGAAGCACCGCCCGCGCCCGGCGCCACGCCGGCACTGGCGGCGCAGGGCCTGCGCGTGGCGTACCCGACGCCGCTGCCCGGCATCCGCGGCTGGTTCCACAAGGGCGAATTCGTGGCGCTGCAGGGCGCCGACCTGGCGATCGCGCCGGGCCGCACGCTGGGCGTGATTGGCGAATCCGGCTCGGGCAAATCCACGCTGGCGCAGGCCGCGCTGGGCCTGTTGCCGCGCCCGCTGGTGCGTGGCAATGTTGAATTGGTCGGGCGCCGCTGGCAAGGCAAGGCCGCCGCCGACAAGCCGCTGCGGCGCGCGGTGCAGGTGGTGTTTCAGGACCCGTTGTCGTCGCTGTCGCCCCGCATGACGGTCGAAGAGATCGTGGGCGAAGGGCTGCAGGTGCACGCACCCGACGTGGCGCCCGCGCAGCGCGCGGCGCGGGTACGCACGGCGCTGGCCGACGTCGGGCTGACCGAGGCGCAGTTTCCCAACCTGCTGGCGCGCTACCCGCATGAATTTTCGGGCGGGCAGCGCCAGCGCATCGCCCTGGCGCGGGCGCTCATCGTCGAACCTCAACTGCTGGTGCTGGACGAGCCGACCAGCGCGCTCGACGTCACCATCCAGAAGCAGGTGCTGGCGCTGCTGCAGAAGTTCCAGCGGGAACGCGGGCTCAGCTACCTGCTCATCACGCACGACGTGGACGTGGTGCGCGCCATGGCGCACGACGTCATCGTCCTGAAGGACGGCGCCGTCGTCGAAGCCGGCTCCACCGCGCAGGTGCTGGGCGCGCCCGGCCACGCCTACACGCAGAAGCTGGTGGCTGCGGCCGGACCTGGTCGCTGACGCCGCGCCCTGCGAAAGGGCGCAGTCATCCCGCGCCAGCCTGTGCCAGCGCGATGCCGGCCCCTGCGCAGGTCAGCACCACGATCCAGGGCGGCACTTTCCAGCGCATCAGGGCCAGCAGCGCCACCGCCGCCAGCACCACGTCGGCCACACTGCGCAGGCCGTGCGTGGCCACCGGGTCGATCAGCGCCGCCAGCAGCAAGCCCACTACCGCCGCGTTCACAGCTGAAAGGGCCGCTCGCGCTTCAGGCACGGATTTCAGCCGCTCCCAAAAGGGTAGCGCCCCGACCACCAGAAAAAACGCCGGCAGAAAGATGGCACCCAGTGCCAGCCCGCCGCCCCACCAGCCGGTGGGCGCACCGCTGCGCGCCGCACCCAGAAAGGCGGCAAACGTGAACAGCGGCCCCGGCACGGCCTGCGCGGCGCCGTAGCCGGCCAGAAAGACGTTCTCGCTGACCCAGCCCGTCGGCACCACCTCGGCCTGCAGCAAGGGCAACACCACATGGCCGCCGCCGAACACCAGCGCGCCAGCGCGGTAGAAGGCATCGACCAGCGCCAATGCGGGTGGCGTGCTGGTGCCCCCCCAGCTGCACCGCCAGCGGCAGACCGATCAGCAGCAGCGCGAACACGATGAGCCAGGGCGCGCCGCGTCGCTTCGAGGTTGTGGGTGCAGCGTGCCGCGCGTGGGGGGGCCGACGCCACCGGGGCGCGCACCACGCCGGCCGCGCCCAAGGCCGCCGCAGCCGCCATCAGCGCCAACTGGGTCCAGGCCGTCGGCCAGGCCAACGCCAGCGCCGCCACGGCCAGCGCCAGCAGCCGCCGGCGAAGGTCCGGGCACAACTGCCGCGCCATGCCCCACACGGCTTGCGCCACCACGGCCACCGCCACCACTTTCAGCCCGTGCAGCGCACCCTGGGCCAGCGGGTGGTCCATGCGCCCGTGCGACAACCCAAGCGCCAGCGCGATCAGGGCGGCCGCCGAGGGCAGCGTAAAACCCGCCCAGG
It includes:
- a CDS encoding type II toxin-antitoxin system VapC family toxin, with translation MYLIDTNVVSELMRCDPHPAVSAWVNALPEPSAPFALSVVTVHEILYGLTRRPKPTALSRFNSMAATNVVLDVTEAIARRAGEIRGFLAARGQVRTQADMLIAATAQAHALTLVTRNVRDFDGCGIAVLNPFER
- a CDS encoding type II toxin-antitoxin system Phd/YefM family antitoxin, whose translation is MHWNIGNAKQQFSEVLRLTAEEPQAIYKRDKPVAVVISAEDFEEFRRWKEQRQRPTLAQQFAEIRAALVAEGSDGIEIPPRHDRFNPLVDDPHYWDDEE
- a CDS encoding microcin C ABC transporter permease YejB, which produces MFAYILKRLLLMIPTLLGVLLLTFAVIQFVPGGPVEQYLAEAKAGAGGGAAEGGGMAYRGAQGVDAKRLEEIKKLYGFDKPPHERFMQMLGQFARFDLGRSFFQNKDVWTLVKEKLPVSISLGLWTFFISYLISVPLGVAKAVRAGSRFDLVTTLLVLVGYAIPGFVLGVALLVIFGGQLQWFPLRGLTSANWDELSWGAKIVDYLWHITLPVTAMVLGSFAVTAMLTKNAFLEEIRKQYVLTARAKGLTERQVLWKHVFRNALIPIVTGFPAAFIGAFFTGALLIETLFSLDGLGLLSYESVIRRDYPVVLGTLYLFTLIGLITKLISDLTYVWVDPRVKFD
- a CDS encoding acetyl-CoA hydrolase/transferase family protein, with translation MAFQAQYQARRCTAADALQHVKDGDTIVVPTGVAEPPALLTALSEQRTRFHDVTVSQILPVRKFGYFDPATVQHVRHTAYFLGGASRPGAQEGWIDYRPGYFSEMPMLFDRGLMPAEVVFALASPMDAHGYFAISLGPDYTMAAIKKARAVVLEVNPHVPFAYGQCHIHVSQVAALVEDETPITEVGLPKIGPVQQAIGKYVADMIEDGDTLQIGFGAIPDAVVMQLTDKRDLGVHTEMIGDGIMTLVEAGVVTNRRKNYLPGKMVATFGLGSRKLYDFMDHNPALEMHPVDFTNDPYLASQNDHLIAINASMQIDLFGQCGSETQGFKPYSGTGGQADFVRAANRSKGGKAIIVLPSTAKDDTISRIAPVLSPGTHVSAGKNDTNYVVTEYGVAQLRGKTAKERARALIGIAHPKFRDELTEAARKMKLL
- a CDS encoding dipeptide ABC transporter ATP-binding protein; its protein translation is MTAPLLQVENLSVAFGPKTVVDSVRFDIAPGEKLALVGESGSGKTVTALALLRLLQGARVSGQALFNDGQQTRDLLALPERELRGLRGDDIAMIFQEPMTALNPLMPVGEQIAEVLRLKRAITPAQSAQAAIELLAKTGIPEAARRAGAFPHQLSGGQRQRAMIAMALACAPKLLLADEPTTALDVSLRGQILDLLGDLQRANGMAVLLITHDLNLVRRFADRVAVMQHGRMVEQGATADIFDAPRHAYTQALMASKPERDVVEAPPAPGATPALAAQGLRVAYPTPLPGIRGWFHKGEFVALQGADLAIAPGRTLGVIGESGSGKSTLAQAALGLLPRPLVRGNVELVGRRWQGKAAADKPLRRAVQVVFQDPLSSLSPRMTVEEIVGEGLQVHAPDVAPAQRAARVRTALADVGLTEAQFPNLLARYPHEFSGGQRQRIALARALIVEPQLLVLDEPTSALDVTIQKQVLALLQKFQRERGLSYLLITHDVDVVRAMAHDVIVLKDGAVVEAGSTAQVLGAPGHAYTQKLVAAAGPGR
- a CDS encoding CcdB family protein, whose product is MAQFDVHVNRGTRRADVPYFVLVQSALFDSYRRRVVVPLVRAGVLATGIQSAGSRMHPSFDVDGQRVVLQPLDMVSVDVAVLGQPVASLAAQGQIITDALDELFTRSWG
- a CDS encoding type II toxin-antitoxin system CcdA family antitoxin codes for the protein MTASLPLQPRKRPVNLTLSEDLVQEAKALSGNLSATVEAMLTEYVARARGERAQRQREADAACREWNAVLDAMGGSFADDHSTL
- a CDS encoding ABC transporter permease — its product is MTDTAIPPSLSPSRRAWLRFKRNRLGFWSLVVFVTLVALSLLAEVISNDKPLVVRYDGQFYFPLVKTYPEKTFGGDFETETDYLDPFIRDRFAKNGNWAIYPPNPYGSKTINYFAKQPNPSGPSRDNWLGTDDRGRDLLAQLIYGFRVSVLFALALTFVGTLLGVAAGAVQGFFGGKTDLAFQRFIEVWGSMPELYLLIIFSAILSPSLGLLLVLLSLFGWMGLSDYVRAEFLRNRQLDYVKAARALGVPNRQIIWRHILPNSMTPVVTFLPFRMSAAVLALTSLDFLGLGVPPGTPSLGELLSQGKNNIDAWWISLSTFGVLVLTLLLLTFMGDALRDALDPRKADA